A genomic window from Arthrobacter sp. FW305-BF8 includes:
- a CDS encoding tautomerase family protein, whose protein sequence is MPLVRIDVHYGRSQDELGRLSRGIHDAILAEYGIPERDYFHIVTEHAPGQIVAQDAGLGFERTRDVVMIQIFTQGGRTQGAKQSLFAAVADKLGALGVAGEDVFIGYVENTAGDWSFGFGRAQYVTGELAVPKK, encoded by the coding sequence ATGCCGCTCGTACGAATCGATGTCCACTACGGGCGCAGCCAGGACGAACTTGGCCGCCTTAGCCGGGGCATCCACGACGCAATCCTGGCCGAGTATGGAATCCCGGAACGCGACTACTTCCACATCGTCACTGAACATGCGCCGGGCCAAATCGTGGCGCAGGACGCGGGCCTGGGCTTCGAGCGCACACGCGACGTCGTTATGATCCAGATCTTCACGCAGGGCGGGCGCACCCAGGGGGCCAAGCAGAGTCTGTTTGCCGCAGTGGCGGACAAGCTGGGGGCTCTGGGAGTCGCCGGCGAGGACGTTTTCATTGGCTATGTCGAGAACACGGCGGGGGACTGGTCCTTCGGATTTGGCCGCGCGCAGTACGTTACCGGAGAGCTTGCCGTACCCAAGAAATAG